TAGCCCAAGAAGTACAAGTCGCAGTAGATCGGCTCAAATCCGACCTTAGCCACGACCAAGCCTTTCTCGATGAAGTGGGCAAAAGCCTACCAAAACTAGATTGGCTGATCGATCGCAAGCAGCAAGGAGTTTATGGTAGCTACTACGACCCCAAACAGAGATGCAAACAGCCCGCTCGACCAATGAAAGCAGGTGGAGAATACAACGATGCAATCTCTCTACTGATTCAATCAGTGAATACGATCTGGCAACCTGTAGATTTACATGAGCGCACCCTGCTCGAATTCCGCGAACTATTTGTCAAACCGAACGAAACCCTTTACAAAAGAGCGATCGCTCGCCGCGATGAATATACCAGCAAGATTAGGGAGGCGATGAAACTATCAAGTGATCGGGAATCCCGCAAGAAAATCCTCAGAGCAGCAGTGCAATGGGCGAAAGGACTGGGCGATAAGCTGCGACTGAAAGGCGAACAGACGGTGCAAACATGTGCCGCCGCCATGTGGCAAGCCAGTCATAACGGCGATCACGGAACCGCAAGCGTTGTGTTTAATATGTTCCTGCCAGAGATCTGCGATCGCCTTCATGACAACCAACTGATGCGACTACAAATTGTAGGAGCGCAGTATGGAGAACTCGCATCAACCAAATGGACAGGAGATGGAGAACATGCCTGTATTCCCATCGTAGTATCTCAACGCCAAGAAGATGGCAGATATCAGATTGAAGTCATCCGTAAAAGTAGGAAAAAGCCATACCTGCTGGGACTTGTTGCCAAAGACTCCGCCAAAGTATTGGTGGGAGAATACACAGCTTCGCTGACTACGCATCAAAAGACCATAGTGTGCGAACTAGTCGCTGCTTAGAAATCAAGGGGATAAAGCAGCTTTATCCCCTTGATTATCTATCTTCTAGAAAAAAAGAATTTCCCAATCCCAAACTTTGATAAACTAAGTGGATATGAAAACGGATACGCTCTTTTATCAACTATTCAATACCTTTCACACCCTACTGTTTGAGCTAATCGAACGCCCGATCGCTGAAGCAGAAGGCTATGAATTTAGCTCAGTGGAAGTGAAAGAAAAAGCCTTTCGGTTTGATGGGATATTTAGCCCAAAAGCCAAAGACAAACCGATATATTTACTTGAAGTCCAGTTTCAGCAAAAGGAAGACTTTTACTGGGAATACCTATCCGAGATATATCTGTACCTAAACCAATACCGTCCCGCACAGGAATGGCAAGCGATCGCCATCTTTGCGAGGCGCAGTTATGAACCAGAGCCAAGAAGCCATGTGCAGGAAATGTTCGACTGCCATAGGATACGGCGAGTCTACCTAGAAGACCTGCTAGAGCGAGAGACAGACTCCTTTGCGATCGGTATTATTCAGCTCATCTTGTCTAATGAAAGTCAAGCTATAACTAAGGCAAGACAGCTAGGTGAAAAGATTGAGCGGGAAAACAATACCGAAATTCAAGAGCAGGTACTAGAATTAATAGAGACAGTGTTGGTCTATAAATTTCCCAAGTTAACTCGTCAGGAGATTGAGGCAATGTTTACATATAGCGATTTAAAGCAAACGCGAGTATATCA
The genomic region above belongs to Pseudanabaena sp. BC1403 and contains:
- a CDS encoding Rpn family recombination-promoting nuclease/putative transposase; amino-acid sequence: MKTDTLFYQLFNTFHTLLFELIERPIAEAEGYEFSSVEVKEKAFRFDGIFSPKAKDKPIYLLEVQFQQKEDFYWEYLSEIYLYLNQYRPAQEWQAIAIFARRSYEPEPRSHVQEMFDCHRIRRVYLEDLLERETDSFAIGIIQLILSNESQAITKARQLGEKIERENNTEIQEQVLELIETVLVYKFPKLTRQEIEAMFTYSDLKQTRVYQEAREEGEQRGEQRGLKLGEQKGLKLGEQRGLVKGQATMLLRMLNRKFGQITPSLRGKVNKLSAKQLENLAEALFDLETIADLNNWLKTKGKGS